Proteins from a single region of Mytilus trossulus isolate FHL-02 chromosome 2, PNRI_Mtr1.1.1.hap1, whole genome shotgun sequence:
- the LOC134706900 gene encoding uncharacterized protein LOC134706900 produces MTKNQRHDKKKSSPKGKRKLDFIEKKKTKTPLTGKTIFLDIKETKVKKRLEEDIIKLGAKVETFLSKDINYLITANPPAKPTGNEDKYGSPESPSISTPSPFNMGASPSPSNPESVKNTIQTVSRGKAIYNKAKIATKNNVIVENAQKWGVKIVGLEVAQKWIQKEVLKLPLDIKKDLKGKKTCSTSKGDEFKVKKLKRPFLKFEDVSHQYKIVYKHLETWPHVNVDTPRGSCPFDGTRVGKDDESLGDRRDKIGLPNIEVHSEDECRDNTCDSNTPVDGKIKKSDSIIGPVKIMTAGDIRRKAERKRLLEKKRGYCECCLIRYEHIDQHIKNEQHKQFVRDKKNYESLDILIKNGSNCNTAKFLQRTLTTHLRKGKAISEDIDTSIPEAKQWTPRKSAAAKNAMKKQRKERKDDITVKPKNPITGTVETKNVKGKINSLKRTEENVDSSKTQQEESLMSEKESSITCINGNESNTSTKDSKCQKSEVKRMEGDTSRTECERDIVIDKLDELTVNSEVQISLSALNVNSSGINTSLNEDGLLNMTSKEIKDNQLAMSKYDRKYNNGSVDIIVQEAETCIQNGPTTKGDIMQNNKKGKDKIKQSCAKNDKLPHNLNVDAARNKRNEQRSKVISCECDEVKKDGEESSETKVNIENHYVPKAKSFFMQQNMSPCRVDWGDLKNIKTQDAKVVVKRWSQKLETSNQPVKKDITDKTDEADLTEISNVSNNDKEMVEKKTNHKVSSDKKYCQEKTICTNKLSKQSPTRKVKGYNKTPMLSPIQNEIQQSKNNNMDVYDFQDTPQKCKDVYAMSSEISLIGTESPKLNRKHKTPTSANRMKLQSRKFNSISPRSGTSITPGSARKKMWRKPNSTPKSAKFISKKLNRFKLPVDSLRSSHSDSGLKSNKKLTETRQELKTITKIKSTDTVIKSSNKKNIKVLNVAKDVSGNEKNNVSCGGILRKRHKNKKSHETETNIYKTKDISSGKKKSCLPSGTKEVSHRASPLHSSVKHTYSDNKRYQTECAPSTTNKIPAIKRLSPSKPFNPDKTVETIDQAMNTKEKTPQKSQKSLLRNSVISPNSRKSPMKILVWKAANLDITKSKKVKLNTSWSLLSDRSVGKLLASDDGNNEQFDGFSKEDITAESSLDSDASFVETTEIDMDENSHQEWVINAELVNEDSNDIQDLVPVFTSPGKRSDSSWGDACEEYIQSQVSFNNSNTKSMLETFSSPKKFSPRKRKRLCSEEDNTFYKSALHCSLLRSPNPKRKRRKVIQDGIEKVDNEIEFNHLSPQKLRGFVSPVKNCDEETMFPSSPLKGVCSTSTPSRLVSGIEESKLSRSAPLNFTCKQRKSCEKLKFQQETNKLNHHNKNMGSEKSKDKIKASKFTVKAEHGRSRSRSRK; encoded by the exons aatcAAGCCCAAAAGGTAAAAGAAAGCTTGATttcattgaaaagaaaaaaacaaagacacCTTTAACAGGGAAAACTATCTTTCTGGATATCAAAGAAACTAAAGTAAAGAAACGGTTAGAAGAAGATATCATCAAACTTGGAGCT AAAGTAGAAACGTTTTTGAGTAAAGACATCAATTATTTAATAACTGCCAACCCACCAGCCAAACCAACAGGAAATGAAGATAAATATGGATCTCCTGAGAGTCCGTCCATTTCTACTCCAAGTCCATTTAACATGGGTGCATCTCCTTCACCAAGTAATCCAGAGAGTGTCAAAAATACAATCCAAACA gtttCAAGGGGGAAAGCCATATACAACAAAGCCAAGATTGCCACTAAG AACAATGTTATTGTGGAAAATGCACAGAAATGGGGTGTAAAGATAGTTGGATTGGAAG TTGCCCAGAAATGGATACAGAAGGAAGTTCTGAAGTTACCTCTTGACATCAAGAAG gATTTGAAAGGGAAGAAAACCTGTTCTACATCAAAAGGAGATGAATTTAAAG ttaaaaaactaaagaggccctttttaaagtttgaagATGTTAGTCATCAGTATAAGATTGTATACAAACATCTGGAAACATGGCCTCATGTGAATGTAGATACACCCAGAGGAAGCTGTCCGTTTGATGGTACCAGAGTTGGGAAGGATGATGAGTCCCTGGGGGACAGGAGAGACAAGATTGGGCTACCCAACATAGAAGTACATTCGGAGGATGAATGCAGGGATAACACATGTGATAGCAATACACCCGTAGATGG gaaaataaaaaaatctgacaGTATTATTGGTCCAGTAAAGATTATGACAGCAGGAGATATTAGACGCAAAGCAGAGCGGAAGAGATTATTAGAGAAGAAACGTGGATATTGTGAATGTTGTCTTATCAGATATGAACACATTGATCAG CATATCAAGAATGAGCAACATAAGCAGTTTGTAAGGGATAAAAAGAATTATGAATCATTAGATATTCTTATAAAGAATGGTTCAAACTGTAACACAGCTAAATTTTTACAGAGAACTCTCACTACACATCTGAGGAAAGGCAAGGCGATCag TGAAGATATAGACACATCAATACCTGAGGCCAAACAATGGACTCCAAGAAAATCTGCTGCAGCAAAAAATGCaatgaaaaaacaaagaaaagaaagaaaggaTGACATTACTGTAAAGCCAAAAAATCCTATTACTGGAACTGTAGAAACTAAAAATGTCAAAGGAAAGATCAATAGTCTTAAAAGAACTGAGGAAAATGTCGATAGTAGTAAAACTCAGCAGGAAGAAAGTTTAATGAGTGAAAAGGAAAGttcaattacatgtataaatggCAATGAATCAAATACAAGTACTAAGGATAGCAAATGTCAAAAGTCAGAAGTGAAAAGAATGGAAGGAGATACTAGTAGAACTGAATGTGAAAGGGATATAGTTATTGACAAACTAGATGAATTGACTGTCAATAGTGAGGTCCAGATTAGTTTATCAGCTTTAAATGTAAACTCTTCAGGAATAAATACCAGTTTAAATGAAGACGGCTTACTCAACATGACATCtaaagaaataaaagataatcagTTGGCAATGAGTAAATATGATAGGAAATATAATAATGGTTCTGTTGATATAATTGTTCAGGAGGCTGAAACTTGTATACAAAATGGACCAACTACTAAGGGAGATATAatgcaaaacaataaaaaaggcaaagataagataaaacaaagttGTGCTAAGAATGACAAGTTACCACATAATCTTAATGTTGACGCAgcaagaaataaaagaaatgaacaAAGAAGTAAAGTAATCAGTTGTGAATGTGATGAAGTGAAGAAAGATGGTGAAGAATCATCCGAAACAAAGGTCAATATTGAGAACCATTATGTTCCTAAAGCAAAATCATTCTTTATGCAGCAAAATATGTCGCCATGCCGCGTAGACTGGGGagatttaaaaaacataaaaacacaaGATGCAAAGGTTGTGGTAAAAAGATGGTCTCAAAAACTTGAAACGTCAAATCAACCAGTTAAGAAAGATATCACAGACAAAACAGACGAGGCTGATTTGACTGAAATATCCAATGTGTCAAACAATGATAAGGAAATggttgaaaagaaaacaaaccatAAAGTATCAAGTGATAAGAAATATTGCCAGGAAAAAACTATTTGTACTAATAAACTTTCAAAGCAGAGTCCTACCAGAAAGGTTAAAGGTTATAACAAAACACCAATGTTGTCACCAATTCAAAATGAGATACAACAATCTAAAAACAATAACATGGATGTTTATGATTTCCAAGATACCCCACAGAAGTGTAAGGATGTATATGCTATGAGTAGTGAAATCAGTCTGATTGGCACAGAATCCccaaaattaaatagaaaacataaaacacCTACATCAGCAAATAGAATGAAACTTCAAAGtagaaaatttaattcaattagcCCAAGAAGTGGAACAAGTATAACCCCTGGATcagcaagaaaaaaaatgtggcgCAAACCTAATTCCACACCAAAATCTGCAaagtttatttctaaaaaactTAATAGGTTTAAATTGCCTGTTGATTCTCTAAGATCATCTCACTCAGATTCTgggttaaaatcaaacaaaaaattgacaGAAACTCGTCAGGAATTGAAAACAATCACAAAGATTAAATCAACTGATACAGTTATCAAATCGTCGAACAAGAAaaacattaaagttttaaatgtaGCTAAAGATGTGAGTGGAAATGAGAAAAACAATGTCTCGTGTGGTGGAATATTACGAAAAAGACATAAGAACAAAAAatcacatgaaacggaaacaaacatttacaaaaccAAAGATATTTCATCAGGAAAGAAGAAATCCTGTTTGCCATCAGGCACTAAAGAAGTAAGCCATAGAGCCAGTCCTTTACATTCTAGCGTGAAACATACATATTCTGATAATAAAAGATATCAAACAGAATGTGCTCCTAGTACTACAAATAAGATACCTGCTATAAAACGGTTGAGTCCATCAAAACCATTTAATCCTGATAAAACAGTGGAGACTATTGATCAAGCAATGAACACTAAAGAGAAAACACCCCAAAAATCTCAGAAAAGTTTGCTTCGTAATTCTGTCATAAGTCCCAATAGTAGAAAATCACCAATGAAGATATTGGTTTGGAAGGCAGCAAATCTggatataacaaaatcaaagaaagtaaaattaaatacaagTTGGTCATTACTTAGTGATAGAAGTGTTGGGAAACTACTTGCCAGTGATGATGGTAATAATGAACAGTTTGACGGCTTCTCTAAGGAAGATATTACAGCAGAAAGTAGTCTTGATAGTGATGCTTCATTTGTGGAAACAACAGAAATAGATATGGATGAAAATTCCCATCAGGAATGGGTAATTAATGCTGAATTAGTCAATGAAGACAGTAATGATATACAGGATCTGGTGCCTGTGTTTACCTCTCCGGGGAAACGTTCTGACTCCTCATGGGGAGATGCTTGTGAGGAATATATACAGTCACAAGTCTCATTTAATAACTCAAACACAAAAAGTATGTTAGAAACTTTCTCTAGTCCAAAAAAGTTTTCTCCAAGAAAAAGAAAGAGACTTTGTAGCGAAGAGGACAATACTTTCTACAAAAGTGCTTTACACTGTTCGTTGTTAAGGTCACCGAATCCCAAAAGAAAGAGGAGGAAAGTAATTCAGGATGGAATTGAAAAAGTTGACAATGAAATAGAATTTAATCATTTGAGTCCACAAAAGCTGAGAGGATTTGTTAGTCCAGTCAAAAACTGTGATGAAGAAACAATGTTTCCATCTAGTCCATTGAAAGGTGTTTGTAGTACATCCACTCCATCTAGATTGGTTTCTGGTATTGAGGAGAGCAAATTAAGCAGAAGTGCCCCTTTAAATTTcacatgtaaacaaagaaaGTCTTGTGAGAAGTTGAAATTTCAGCAAGAAACAAATAAACTTAATCATCATAATAAAAACATGGGGAGTGAAAAATCCAAAGATAAAATTAAGGCATCAAAATTTACTGTGAAAGCTGAACATGGAAGAAGTAGGTCACGCagtagaaaatga